From the Rhizobium sp. WSM4643 genome, the window ATATTTGCAACCTTACAGAAAGTGATGCTTAAACGACACACCTTATGCGCTTGCGAATAGACGGTTCGGGCCGGCGTGCTCGCTCATAACGACATCAAGAAAGGCCGTTATTTTCTCTACCGCAGGACGTAATCCCCGGTCAGGAGGCGCAGGAATAGGATCTGGCGGAGAGCGTGGTCAGTTTTGTCTCGAAGTCGGCGGCGATTTTGTCCAGCGTCACGCTGTCCAACCGTCGCAGCAGCAGGGCCTGGGCCTGCTTCATCGCGTCGCCGAGGGCGACATTCACCGCCTGTTCCACGAGGCATTGGGGCTGATCGTCGGCGGGGCCGATGGCGAAGAGATGCGGCTCGCCGATGGCGCGGTAGACGTCGAGCAGAGTGATCTCAGATAGCGG encodes:
- a CDS encoding Rrf2 family transcriptional regulator — translated: MRNDSRLSRMLHVLIHMDKHQHSATSEMIAKMLNTNPVVVRRTMAGLRQQGYVRSEKGHGGGWTLVRPLSEITLLDVYRAIGEPHLFAIGPADDQPQCLVEQAVNVALGDAMKQAQALLLRRLDSVTLDKIAADFETKLTTLSARSYSCAS